The Apium graveolens cultivar Ventura unplaced genomic scaffold, ASM990537v1 ctg2, whole genome shotgun sequence genome contains the following window.
tccttgccccctgataaggagcccctaccagattacaggacaagtgatcccaagcttttgggtgcaaagtgcaggatactccgaaatctcccaacgaggacactcgttgactacagagacagagctcccaaagcacacaccagattttaccccgcatccccaatgaggacacccattgactacaggaggaggtcttcattcatcaggcatacccctggaggtctctgaccacggacaccgtctttcctgtagatgtgctacaggaaggagttcttcaatagagtacctgcatcaaataggttagtaataataatttCCGTCTTCCTCGAATCTTCCAAAGAGCCCGTCTAAGTAGCCATGTTGAAGTCCCATCTAAGCTATCTTTctcacttagggcgcgccctaataCCTTAGGGGATAGCTCTAAGAATCAGTTGAATTCCTTTCTTCATATATCAATAGAGCGCGCCTCTTTCGCCAATGAGGGAGCACCTTGATTATGTAAGGCGTCAACATTACTCTTCTTGTATGTATAAGGGCGTGCCTCCCCATATCTGTAGGGTGCGCCTTCTTCCTTCGTGATAAAATAGATGCCTTATCTTTTCCTCAATTTTAGGCACCAATATCCCAATTATGACCAATTGACCCGGTTTTGACTCGAACAAAGTTtataccaaattttgggcataacaactacccctcaaattccatatgctattgaaaatgggattggaattttcaACCCCCTAGCAAACTTGAAAAATTTGTATAAGAGTCTACTAATTTGAAGGTATGCCCTTACGAACCTATTCACTCCTCTTtcttcatcctgctctatttcttCTTTGAACATAATAGGGTGCACCTTGGATGAATGCGCGTCTCATGAATCTATACAACAACTTCACACCCCACAACGTAACATCTGTCACTCTCTACCACTTCTCTTCTTTATAGCTGTAACATTGGTTTGTCTAGAGAGGTTTACCACTTATGCACCACTTCTCTAAGCTTACATGAGCTAACTCGGCATAAAAAACAAGAGAAGTTGTACAAAAGTGTGCACCTCATATACCTTGAAAAAATATAATCCATTAACAAAGGTTTGAGAGTTTTCTGTAAAAAAATTCATCCTAATATTGATTTCTTATGGGAGCGCCTTAAACTGAAAAGGTCATCATATGAAGGCGCGCTCTAAGAAAAACACGACCAGAATAAAAGACTAGCTCTCTGATCTTCAAATAATACATAACCTTTAATGCAAGGATGTGCCTTGTTGGTGAGCGTGATCCTTCCACCGATGACACGATACCCCTTCATACATGATTTCTTACTTTTTGCCAAATCATAACTCCAAACCACCGCTCTTGTCTTTTCCATCAATAGTAATTTATTCAAACCAAAGTCAAAACTTTTATGATCTTCTACAATCATCTAATTTCAAAAAGCCCGCCCTTTATAGTGTCAGCGTCTTCCTCAAATAATTAGCATCATTAAAGGGCGCATCCTCTTTATGAGGGGCGTTTTGCTCAAACAAAGTGTTCATCATTGGTGGGCGCGTCCTTTATATTAGGCGCATCTACCTTAATAAGAAAAATCCTTTGGAGGGCGCGTCCTGTATAAGTTGAGCGACCTCCTCCATAAGGGTActcatccttggagggcgcgtcctctgtcagagacgcatccacctcgagaaaggaaatcatccttggagggtgcgtcctctgtcagagacgtatccacctcgacaagggtattcattcTTGGAGGACGCGTCCtttgtcagagacgcatccacctcaacaagggtattcatccttggagtgcgcgtcctctgtcagagacgcatccaccacgataagggaaatcatccttggaggatGCGTCCTCTTTCAGAtacgcatccacctcgacaagggaaatcagccttggagggtgcgtcctctatcagagacgcatccacctggacaagggaaatcatccttggagggcgcgtcctctctcagagacgcatccacctctACAAGGCAAATCATCCTTAGAGGACGCGTCTTCTGTCAGAGAcacatccacctcgacaagggtattcatccttggagggcgcgtcatctgtcagagacgcatccacctcgataagggaaatcatccttggagggtgtgtcctctgtcagagacgcatcctcCTTGataagggtattcatccttggagggcatgtcctctgtcagagacgcatccacctcgacaagggtattcatcttTGGAGGGCGCATtctctgtcagagacgcatccacctcgataagggaaatcatccttagagggcgcgtcctctgtcagagacgcatccacctcgacaagggaaatcatcattggagggcgcgtcctctgtcagatacgcatccacctcgacaagggaaatcatccttggagggtgcgtTATCTGTCAGAGACATATCCACCTCGACAAgagtattcatccttggagggcgcgtcttCTGTAAGAGACACATCCACCTCGACAAgagtattcatccttggagggcgcgtcctctgtaagagacgcatccacctcgacaagggtattcatccttggagggtgcgtcctctgtaaaaggagcatctacctcgttaaggaaaatcatccttggagggcgcgtcatTTGTAAAAGGCgtatctacctcgacaagggtcttCTACGGAATCTTCATGTAATTAAACCAAATCAAATATCAATATTCTTAGAAGGATTCTATCTTCTACAAAGCTCAAGGGATGCCGAAACTATCTCATGTAGAAACATCTCTTGGGCATCTCACAAAGTGTCATCCAATAAAGGGCATCTCACTCTCAATATTTCTGTGAGGGCGCGCCTTAAAGAAAGGGCGCGTCTTGAAAGACAAGGAATTAGTTCCAGTCGAGCCATTTTTCAAGTACTGACTATGACTCATCTGATCATCAAGACATCTTCATTGAAAACTTTCATAGACTTTTTCTTCTAAGGGCGCGCCCTGGGAAGGCAATTTTTCGCTGAATGTCTCACATGTAGAGGGCACGCCTTAATAGATTGTTACATGGAAAATTATGAGATTTTTTCCAGATAAGATTTCCTACCTACaagaaatataattaatataGAACTTTAAATGTTACATGGAGGATGCGTCCTAGAGGGACGGACATGTCCAATCATCGAACTCTCCTGAAATTTGTTGGAAGTCTTCTGGGCCTCAGATATCTTCATCAAGGCACGTTCTAAGTGTTTGTGGGGTTCTCCTCCGTGCTAAATCTTTTTCACAATATTCTTTCTGCACAAGTCCCAGAAACAATTAACGGAAAATACAACAAAACTAGTCGAGTGTTACCTCGAAGAATCGTCTTAACGGCGATGACTAGCTCATGGTAGTAATGCTTTCTTCTTGGAGTGTTCTCTTCCCGATCCTCCTCAGATTTGCTCCTGATTAAGTCCTTTGAACTAAATAGTGTTCTTAAATATTCTAAATCAAATAGGATTCTTCAGTCTTCATATTGGGATAGGATTCTCCAATCTCCTTAATGGAGTAAgattcttcaatcttctaattagaataggattccccaattttctttatcgaataggattcttcaatcttctaattAGTATAGGATACTCCAATATTCAATACCAAACAGGTTTCTcccaatcttctaaaccaaataggATTCTCCCAATGTTCTAAACCAAATAcgattttttgataaaaaaatcGCAGCTACTGTTTTCCTCTGTTTTCGGGATGTTCAACTTAGACTCTCATAACCATATCATCTCTGAATTAAAGAGAATTCAATAAGCTTCGTGTAGGCTGTAAGATCGTCCAAATCTGACTTACGGAACTCCAGATAAGGCCAAAATAGTGTAGGCAAAtcgtgtaacgccctccagacccggggtataagtttgggggttactagctaatcaccaaacatgtacaatatgattaataattaataaagaaatgaaactaaacccctttaacactaaccaggatctttttagattgaagtatgaaaacaagaacctctaactactttattacaaaccaaaattcagaatctcacaaactctttttattacaaaccactgtctattcaattttaaaactaagttcatcttttattcaaacacacacactaactatctacactccaccttCTCGGGCAACTCgaagctttcttcctggattgggatctacaccttgggtatgagaggatcccgaggcttgacccgcttctttaccactcgagtcctgatgggtttcatattccttcttaactgaaaacaataaggtgaataacaacaaaaagggtgagccaaaaattgctcaacaagtccacaaaatataaacagtgttaaagcaatttaaacgaacccgtaatcccgggtatatctgcaaagatataaccccacgagaatagaaagaaggccatcaCTGGCTCCTGCAGCAATGGTagtggaggtggtagaggaggaaacatgtactcagatactggaggtataactggtgttgttggcccggtgactgtcctctctGAAGAAGCCGAATATCCTGAAGACGCCATAtaataatataccaaagaaagaagaaaggtcactgATCAATCCTAAAatttatactttcctattctaatctgacctaaatcctaacaccactcttcctatttgactattcatatcctatgtgatctccctatcttatcttaaccctaatgttcttgttttcaagaaccaaacctacagctctgatgccaaacctgtaacaccctccagacccggggtataagtctggggttattatctaatcaccaaacttgtacaatctgattaataattaataagaaatgaaactaaacccctttaacactaaccaggatctttttaggttgaagtatgaaaacaagaacctctaactactttattacaaaccaaaattcataatctcacaaactctttttattacaaaccattgtctattcaattttaaaactaagttcatcttttattcaaacacacacactaactatctacactccacctgctcgggcaactcaaagctttctacctggattgggatcaacaccttgggtatgagaggatcctgaggcttgacccgcttctttaccactcgagtcctgatgggtttcatattccttcttaactgaaaacaataaggtgaataacaacaaaaagggtgagcaaaaaattgctcaacaagtccacaaaatataaacagttttaAAGCAATTTAAACGAAACCGCAATCCCGGGtatatctgtaaagatataaccccacgagaatagaaagaaggccatcactggcgagtacaaatgaactaaactggacacaagttcgcatctatattttGCTGATCAGTCaaaatataatgcagatctatatctccatatatagatccagtcgggtacccaggcactacggcccatatcgaggcaccagtcatatcccggtcctcaggattaagacacactcaatccccaaaatatcagtccatcgcttagcaaccggaataatcggtatgctttgatatattctaatcaccagaacaTATCAATATCAATGTGTAACCAATGAATTATGAATCAAGAATTCAAGGAAATTGAGAAATCAAGAATctaaatgaaatatgaataaaggaatagTAAGTGAATATCAGTGATTATgcacaagaatcaaaagagtgcaaacgtgataagcatctgaagtaatgtcactattctgaaagtagaataggggaaaaacttgccttatGCACGACTTACTACAAATACGTCACCTTCGtctattaccgactcaaccttccttgctggcttagcttctgttagagaaatagactgatttagtcatttcgtacttcaattgcatcttgaatcgacttcacaatGTTCCTAACGTTTACCCATGCGCTTATAactgactcatgtattatttattaacaagtaagactcgactaaccacataatacacataagcacataagcacatagtcatttttatagttacaataatttttataatcaacatcgactcgctgatcgctcaactgatcgttatctgtctcgtttcccattttttcggaatttttcggattcgtctcgacacgcatttcgactgacaatcaaacaagtaacaaggtcaactaatttctagaataaattagactttaatattatttttaatagaAAGAATTCATTTtcctgagtcaaagggctttcgtttcgctcgaatcggactaaaggtctaattattatcaattaaacactgataattcaatttattattcaatatatttaattattaataatttttaaaatcctaaaataatttttaaataattattaaagaaaaatcagaattaaaaatgatttttctataatttttggaattaaaataaatttattatgatttattaaaaattatttgattaattatcaacataattaatcatttttaaataattaataaataataaataactaataattaaataataaataattgagaaaataattcaatctgatttttagaaattaattcagaattatttataatataaatcaattaattaaataattaatttattaatttattaaataaataaaactgattttatatttaaaataaaataaaaataaaattaattccCAGAAACATCTGTCAGAaatcaaatcctgacagaaacagatcaaacccgggttaaccaaacgggtcaaccgggtcacaatccgggtcatgaagaacatgaccggatttttcCAGAATTCGGCGACTTCACCGGATTCCGGTGAATCAATTACAGGCCCAAATCAGCACCGTTTGGTACGGTTGTCGATGTGATTTGCAAAGTCCAACCATTTGTTCAACAAAATCATCCCTGTAACAACTTATCCGGCCAAAATCGATCAAACACCGACCTAAACTCCGGCCAAaatcctatcttttgattctgtaaacgaaacttaacgttctatagtgcaaatcaaagctaagaacatatacaatcaaagccctaacctttcaggaaccaaagattcacagaaaacatcgagttgtaatttgaaaattcagtataaaccctaataatcatGAATCACGATACAGACATCCTTtaatcaattaaacaccatgaatcaactgtaaatcatctggcaaagctatatcaatcatcaaaacatcaaaataaccctgaaatcaaaaaggcctaattcgaacataaaccctagaaatcgaaaatcaaaaacaatgtattaaaacatgaaattaataacaaaaatagaaggaacagatcaaaacctttgatttgagtacttgaactgCTTGATTTAGTgaagaaatcagatcaaaatcacaGGTTAATTCATCGACCCGACATGGTTCTTCCCGACTCGATTTGGAGAGAAAATcaattaatttctgatttttagttaataattaaataaaaattagtctatttatagtagtaaaattaatactcctaaataaaattaaggtcctaattctacactttttaaaattaataggcccctaattttataattttttagtattatattttaatttataaatattttatatatacaatatatatgccaaaatttctcaaaaattgtgaataatgcaaaaatgcaaagaaataatataaataaaagtcctataattttataaaaataaaaatgtgatttttgtggggattttaacacccaatgggccccggaaaagtcatttttcgcaaaatgagaaaatttataaaataactagatgttcagaataatgcgatggtaaaagccgtttgatgaaaaataaggcccattattttatttgaaatacttgctttaaaatcatggttcgggtcgtaaaatgtttgaaatgaaagcgatgaatgcaaaataaaatatctaaaaaaatatcttaaaaatatcagaatgacacagaatgcacaaaacacgtaacaattagggtttgacgGATAATTACACATAActgacacattaacacacataatttattataaatataatataatacaggcgtaaatttcccagacgttacaaaTCGCTTAACCCGCCAAATCCGAATTTTACATCCAACCTTGCTTCTTCGTGGCCATGGTTATAAACTTCAACCCCCATATCTGGAAATCATCATCCATGAATCTCGCTCATGGTCGTAGATACTACATTCAAATCTCCTTCGACCCCCCTGGCCGAATATAGTTATCCACGAATCTCTTCCGTGGCCGTTGTTTGCAACCTCCTCCGTGGCTTTCCTTCAATTCTTGCGTCAAAGAAACTTCATCGTGATGAGACATCTCTTCCTCCTGAGATTATgatcttgattagcccctccttctagcgccaatttgttgacggaggaatttggtatcaacaaagtttgaggttcatcgccggaatcaagatctacgatggtggttcttcgcctaaaaagtgagcggagtgtggtggttgtgatgaattgggggctgagattgcttagggttggtggtggctccttatggctctcgcttccgaccccttacaatttgcctacgtatccctgtttatagggaatcaagcccatGTAGTTCTTGGTGAACAAGAAACCTAACGGGCTTAGATTTCTTGTCCCGCCCAATGGGAAACCCACAGGAAatcgtcttctactagctttaggaatatccgccgatgaggcccaaccacaaaggcccaaggctcgtccgcggcttcgagacttcacggataaggcatctccctagccaaggataaccctccgctaccagctgtttctctagtccgcggACACAGGTATAGCCAaggttcaccccaaatgttggacgcatccttaccccccgataaggagcccctaccagattacaggacaagtgatcccaagcttttgggtgcaaagtgcaggatactccgatgtctcccaacgaggacactcGTTGACTatagagacagagctcccaaagcacacaccagattttaccccgcatccccaatgaggacacccattgactacaggaggaggtcttcattcatcaggcatacccctggaggtctctgaccacggacaccgcatTTCCGGTAGAtgtgctacaggaaggagttcttcaatagagtacctacatcaaataggttagtaataataatctccatcttccttgaatcttccaaaGAGCTCGTCTAAGTAGCCATGTTGAAGTCCCATCCAAACTATCTTTCTCACTTTGGGCGCGCCCTAATACCTTAGGGGATAGCTCTAAGAATCAGTTAAATTCCTTTTTCTCATATATCAATAGGGCGTGCCTCCTTCGTCAATGAGGGCGCGCCTTGATTATTTAAGGCGTCAGCATTACTCTTCTTGTATGCATAAGGGTGCGACTCCCCATATCTGTAGGGCGCGCCTTCTTCCTTCATGATAAAATAGATGCCTTATcttttccttaattttaggcaCCAATATCCCAGTTATGACCAATTGACCCGGTTTTGACCCGAACAAAATTtataccaaattttgggcataacagGAAAATGGATAAAAAAATTCTTTCATGCAAAACGCAAGTTTGTCATGTGTTTGTTTGTCATGCGTTTTTTGAAAACGCATCTCATACTGCGCTGCCCTCTTATTTccaaaaaaaaacttaaaaatgaGTTACTAATATAGTGAGGGCCATATTTTATAATAGTGATATTTTGAATCATTAAACTTCAAATTTTGAGATCAAGGGCCATTGTTCtgaaaaagatttttttttttaaatattgaTCTGTGTATTTTTTTGTTCATCCTCTGGAGTATCCCAGAAAGAAGAAGATTATGATTTATGAATGTGTAGGAAACAACCTCTTGTTTCATAAATCAGTGAACTAATTGCGTAGAACACACAAGGATTACAATTTTACCAAGTGCCGGTTTggaaaatatttaaataaataacttataacttaaaacaaataagtgactTGCAAGTGAGAAGTAGATGAATGATTATAAATTATATAagtgtttgaataattttatttataagtcagattttttttacttaaataaataatttataaatataactATCTTCATTGGTGAATTTTTTATTagattaatattaaaaattataattttaaaattaaagttaataaaaaggCAAAGAATCAAAATAAGTTGCGAAAAAGTAAGTTGTTACTAATATTCAAACTTATCAGTTTATAAGTAAGTTGAGTCAGACAAATACTAGTCTAAAAGTACTTGCCTATTTATAAGTTAATAAGGCTCGTCGCCAAATAGGCCCCAAATGTCTTACTAAAAGCTTCGGGAAGAGGACGAATTCAGTCTGCAAGTTTTGGTGGGACTAAACAAAATAAGCAAAGGGGTTCATGCTTTTATCAGTATTGCTGATGACACGGGATTTTCGAGAACATTTATAGTTAAACTGAACAGCAGGACGGGGTTCCTGAGATAGTGGATGCGTATATAAGCTAATAATATGTTTAACGTGTCATTTGTTAGATATAAATTTGAGCTTAGCGTTTTAAAGTTTGAGAATAATAATGATATCGTTTTACGCAGTTGCCCAAATCATTATCTCTGCCATCTGCTGATAAAATATAACATTTGATCTTAACACAACTTAGCTGCAGTACTGTATAATTTTTATGTACTCAAGTCTAGATCAGTAGAAATTTAATTTTACATAATAAACCTAAACTCTTCCATCATGCCATTACAGCCACGGGAAGCTAGATAACATATGTAGTACCCTAATTATAAACAGCTGCTCAGGCCTCAGGTGTCTGAATATCTTTTATAAAGAAAAGATTTTAATGAAGCTGTTGATTTTAATTTTAACTGGACTGAAGTACATTTTAGCAAACAATCGTTCTAACAGACATAGCATGTGGAAAGAACAGTTTAAATACGTAGCATATAAAGTCGCAAATAGGGCTGGCCGATTCTATGACAAGGGACTGGTAGGTTAAGTTTTTAGCACGAGTCATGTTGAGATGAGGATACAAATGTTTGATAGAGATCTTTAGTAGAAATGTTGAGGGTTGTATGGAGTAGATTGGTAGGACGATTGTTAGCAGACATTTACTTGACACAAATTTATTCATTAAGCAACCAGCTAAAACACGTTTCCTAGTTTTCCTTCACCAAACACAGATCTATAGTTTCAAACTTCATAAGAGTTAGTTACTGCTTAGCACATTCGGCAGCACGTCTTTGGCCTCCACGACAAATTTCTAGCCTCCTCGGACAGTTGAGACAATTGCGTGCAAGGCTGCCTCTAACATTAAAAGTACTAGTAAACCGTGATGGAAGATTTCCCTCAAGAAAATTGTAATCCAAGAATAAAGTTTTCCATGGATTTCCAATCATATCTCCGTATACTTCTGGAATTCGCCCCGAAAACACATTATGGCCAAGATTCAGTGATGTCAAGTTGGAGTAAGTAAACAAGTTTAATGGCAAATTTCCCTGCAATCTGTTTTCATGCATGTCAAGAACCTGAAGCTGTGAGGAGTCATCTGCGAACTTGTTCACCTCAACGGATGTAAACCGATTTGCAGAAACATTGAGGTATTTTAGGAAAGGTAAGGTAAATATTTCAGGATCTATATTTCCTGAAAGCCTGTTGTCACTAAGATCTACTCTCTCTAGATTTCCAATCCTTTGAATGGAAGAAATGCGGCCTGAAAGTAAATTGTGGGATAGGGACAATGCCCGTAGGTTCTGAGGGAGATCTGGAAAATTTCCCATTAACTGGTTACTACTGAGGTCTAATGTGTTTAGCTGCCACAATCCACTAAGTTCCGGAATTATGCCTACAAATTCATTGTTTGACAAATCCAAGTGAGTCAATCTTCGTAAACCTGAAATGGAGGTAGGGATTTGTCCAGAAAGCAAGTTTTGTGATAGATCAAGATTTGCAAGCTTCTTAAGCGTGCCGACATTTGGGATGCTGCCACTGAAGAAATTACCTGATAAAAGAAGAGAAGTGAGGTTTCCTAATCTGGCAATGGCAGGAGGAATTGGCCCTCGGAATTGGTTCCTTTTCAGATTAAGAGTTGTGAGCGCAGTTAGATTTTCTATGGCTGGCGTGAGAAAGCCCTCGTATCCGTCTCCTTCAAGATCAATAGCAGTTATTTGGGTGGTTGAATTGTCGTCTTGAGGCAGTGTGCATAGAATTCCAAGAAAATCTGCCCCCGTGGAATCGCATGGATCCAAGTCAAAATCCCAAGTATTGAGGAAAGAATATTGGGTGATGGAGATAGGATCAATTGACAATGAGATGGCACGAAGAACATCAATATCTGATTGTAGTGTCTTGGCTTCAGCAGAAAGTAGAAGCAAAAACAATATCATAGCTGGAATCATTATGTTGAAGGAGAAAAAGAATATGGACTGCATTGATGTCTAAACCAGGAACACAATATTCTGTGATTTCTATACCACTAACTTATCTGTATTATATTTATACCGTGCATGTTTCAAACTTTatttggggggggggggggggcagTTCATATATCAAAAGGGTTGGGCATGCAAGATGGATTTTCTACATTAGGTGGCAAATGTGGAAAGTGCCTCATTCAAATGTATCTTTCCCCTCCACAATATTTTGATTGCTCTAATTTTTCGAGAAAACGCCCTTTGTCACAAGTTAATAAAGAATGAAGAATTGTAGTTGAAATCAGTCCTGTTTTTCTACATTACTTAATAAATATACATCCATTAGCAGGGGAGGAACTGGGGGCCGAAGGGAGCCCCGTCccctgataagtggcattttataccacttagaacgtcttaaaatggcttaaattggtgtcttgaaatcaagtattttatgtatttgatgcgtttttctagtgtttatgcatttcagggtattagttgcatttcggaggaggaatcatcaagaataagccttggcatgtgttcaccattgcgagaggaaaagaacgggcagattacggcgaagaaacggagcaaacctggaatttttccagtagggtcctgcgcgcccgcgcagcaatgctgagcggccgcgcagcagccttgcgcgcccgcgcagaaatgctgagcggccgcgcagggtcggggaaaaagctgaattattttagacttctacttctgtttggcttccaacttctatgtaatctgagttttatgggactattatataagt
Protein-coding sequences here:
- the LOC141700262 gene encoding uncharacterized protein LOC141700262, whose protein sequence is MIPAMILFLLLLSAEAKTLQSDIDVLRAISLSIDPISITQYSFLNTWDFDLDPCDSTGADFLGILCTLPQDDNSTTQITAIDLEGDGYEGFLTPAIENLTALTTLNLKRNQFRGPIPPAIARLGNLTSLLLSGNFFSGSIPNVGTLKKLANLDLSQNLLSGQIPTSISGLRRLTHLDLSNNEFVGIIPELSGLWQLNTLDLSSNQLMGNFPDLPQNLRALSLSHNLLSGRISSIQRIGNLERVDLSDNRLSGNIDPEIFTLPFLKYLNVSANRFTSVEVNKFADDSSQLQVLDMHENRLQGNLPLNLFTYSNLTSLNLGHNVFSGRIPEVYGDMIGNPWKTLFLDYNFLEGNLPSRFTSTFNVRGSLARNCLNCPRRLEICRGGQRRAAECAKQ